A genomic window from Elaeis guineensis isolate ETL-2024a chromosome 3, EG11, whole genome shotgun sequence includes:
- the LOC105040517 gene encoding nuclear poly(A) polymerase 4 isoform X5, which produces MGISDAMGSTLPQAPRQYGITKPISTAGPTEADIQRTKELEKFLIDSGLYESKEEAAKREEILREIDKIVKSWVKQLTRQRGYTDQMVEDANAVVFTFGSYRLGVHGPGADIDTVCVGPSYVNREEDFFIILHGILAEMDEVTELQPVPDAHVPVMKFKFHGISIDLLYASVSLLIVPQDLDISHGSVLYNVDEATIRSLNGCRVADQILRLVPNIENFRTMLRCLKFWAKKRGVYSNVTGFLGGVNWALLAARVCQLYPNAVPSMLVSRFFRVYTQWRWPNPVMLCAIEEDELGFPVWDPRKNPRDRTHHMPIITPAYPCMNSSYNVSTSTLRVMMEQFQMGNKICEVDIVAADAEDLRLWKGWVESRLRQLTLKIERDTYGMLQCHPYPNEYVDPSRQCSHCAFFMGLQRKQGVKIQEGQQFDIRGTVDEFRNSVNMYMFWKPGMEIYVSHVRRKQIPSYVFPDGYKRPRPSRLVSQHQVERLFGENGSEECEGGSAEGRLKRKKDANVNDAKLDKPEKRASPNRQKSPIAESVSGGLMEAPTGSTVVKTGVFRQNPDNASFSRLERKNDDQMELDQEVNKDFVSPSRQVQTLSPDGNLNGIARGVSEDKQPLMTVDAEVNCLKEGLAVVDRTAEVGDAEIVHAGNISSDVHKRLSDGTQHVEIDRTSSIVCSSSGSMCGEVGQQQLVPGDDGDDCPESSQRGISHLENECFKGKATVQNGMTDELEANITIGVVLKAHGGVTSDAAQKPALRQVFMMPKVYCL; this is translated from the exons ATGGGCATCTCGGATGCCATGGGCAGCACGCTGCCACAAGCTCCCAGGCAGTATGGCATAACAAAACCAATCTCAACTGCTGGGCCTACGGAGGCGGATATCCAGAGAACGAAGGAACTAGAAAAG TTCTTGATTGATTCTGGGCTGTATGAGAGCAAGGAGGAAGCTGCAAAGAGAGAGGAGATTTTAAGAGAGATAGATAAG ATAGTTAAAAGCTGGGTTAAGCAGTTAACTCGTCAGAGGGGGTacactgatcaaatggttgaggaTGCAAATGCTGTCGTTTTTACATTTGGATCATATCGCTTAGGG GTTCATGGACCTGGGGCTGACATTGACACTGTGTGTGTCGGGCCTTCATATGTTAACCGAGAG GAGGACTTCTTCATTATTTTGCATGGTATTTTGGCAGAAATGGATGAAGTGACTGAGCTTCAACCTGTGCCAGATGCTCATGTTCctgttatgaaattcaaattccaTGGAATATCTATTGATCTTCTTTATGCTAGTGTTTCCCTCTTAATTGTTCCTCAA GATTTAGACATTTCTCATGGATCTGTGCTTTACAATGTTGATGAAGCAACCATTCGAAGTCTTAATGGCTGCAGGGTGGCAGATCAAATTCTTCGACTCGTACCTAATATTGAG AATTTCCGCACCATGCTTAGATGCTTGAAGTTTTGGGCTAAGAAGCGCGGGGTATACTCGAAC GTTACTGGATTTCTTGGGGGTGTCAATTGGGCTTTATTAGCTGCTCGTGTCTGCCAGCTTTATCCCAATGCCGTGCCAAGTATGCTAGTTTCCCGGTTCTTTAGAGTCTATACACAGTGGCGCTGGCCAAATCCTGTGATGTTATGTGCCATTGAGGAGGATGAACTTGGGTTCCCTGTGTGGGATCCACGCAAGAACCCTCGTGATCGAACTCATCATATGCCTATAATTACACCTGCATATCCATGCATGAACTCAAGCTATAATGTATCGACTAGTACCCTCCGTGTTATGATGGAACAATTCCAGATGGGCAATAAAATCTGTGAG GTTGACATCGTTGCTGCAGATGCTGAGGATCTCCGATTATGGAAGGGATGGGTTGAATCTCGATTGAGGCAGTTGACTCTGAAG ATTGAGCGGGACACGTATGGGATGTTGCAGTGCCATCCATACCCCAATGAGTATGTAGACCCTTCCAGACAGTGTTCACATTGTGCCTTCTTCATGGGGTTGCAAAGGAAACAAGGGGTTAAAATACAAGAAGGCCAACAATTTGACATACGTGGAACAGTTGACGAGTTCAGGAATTCAGTGAATATGTACATGTTCTGGAAACCGGGAATGGAAATATATGTTTCTCATGTTCGGAGGAAGCAGATTCCTTCTTATGTCTTTCCAGATGGTTACAAGCGGCCTCGTCCTTCAAGGCTTGTAAGCCAGCACCAGGTGGAGAGACTTTTTGGTGAAAATGGATCTGAGGAATGTGAAGGTGGATCTGCAGAGGGACGGCTTAAGAGGAAAAAGGATGCTAATGTAAATGATGCTAAATTAGACAAACCGGAGAAACGGGCATCCCCAAACAGGCAGAAGTCTCCTATAGCTGAATCTGTAAGTGGTGGGTTGATGGAAGCACCTACTGGCAGTACGGTTGTGAAAACCGGAGTTTTTAGACAGAATCCTGATAATGCTTCTTTCAGCAGGCTTGAGAGAAAAAATGATGACCAAATGGAACTGGATCAGGAAGTGAACAAGGACTTTGTTAGTCCGAGCAGACAGGTGCAGACACTCTCACCTGATGGCAATCTTAATGGTATTGCCAGAGGTGTTTCAGAGGACAAGCAACCACTAATGACAGTGGATGCTGAGGTTAATTGTTTGAAGGAGGGTTTGGCTGTTGTCGATAGGACTGCAGAAGTGGGTGATGCAGAAATAGTTCATGCTGGGAATATCAGCAGTGATGTTCATAAAAGGCTGAGCGATGGGACTCAGCATGTGGAGATTGACAGGACTTCATCAATTGTCTGCAGCAGTTCAGGGAGCATGTGTGGGGAGGTGGGACAACAGCAGCTTGTTCCCGGTGATGATGGAGATGATTGCCCGGAATCATCACAGAGAGGAATTTCTCATTTGGAGAATGAGTGCTTTAAAggaaaggcaacagtgcaaaatgGCATGACAGATGAGCTAGAG GCAAATATCACAATTGGAGTGGTCCTCAAAGCTCATGGGGGTGTGACTTCAGATGCCGCTCAGAAACCTGCATTAAGGCAAGTGTTCATGATGCCCAAAGTTTACTGTTTGTAA
- the LOC105040517 gene encoding nuclear poly(A) polymerase 4 isoform X6 encodes MSILLQRRLQVHGPGADIDTVCVGPSYVNREEDFFIILHGILAEMDEVTELQPVPDAHVPVMKFKFHGISIDLLYASVSLLIVPQDLDISHGSVLYNVDEATIRSLNGCRVADQILRLVPNIENFRTMLRCLKFWAKKRGVYSNVTGFLGGVNWALLAARVCQLYPNAVPSMLVSRFFRVYTQWRWPNPVMLCAIEEDELGFPVWDPRKNPRDRTHHMPIITPAYPCMNSSYNVSTSTLRVMMEQFQMGNKICEDIELNKASWSALFEPYLFFETYKNYLQVDIVAADAEDLRLWKGWVESRLRQLTLKIERDTYGMLQCHPYPNEYVDPSRQCSHCAFFMGLQRKQGVKIQEGQQFDIRGTVDEFRNSVNMYMFWKPGMEIYVSHVRRKQIPSYVFPDGYKRPRPSRLVSQHQVERLFGENGSEECEGGSAEGRLKRKKDANVNDAKLDKPEKRASPNRQKSPIAESVSGGLMEAPTGSTVVKTGVFRQNPDNASFSRLERKNDDQMELDQEVNKDFVSPSRQVQTLSPDGNLNGIARGVSEDKQPLMTVDAEVNCLKEGLAVVDRTAEVGDAEIVHAGNISSDVHKRLSDGTQHVEIDRTSSIVCSSSGSMCGEVGQQQLVPGDDGDDCPESSQRGISHLENECFKGKATVQNGMTDELEANITIGVVLKAHGGVTSDAAQKPALRQVFMMPKVYCL; translated from the exons ATGAGCATTTTACTACAAAGGAGGCTCCAG GTTCATGGACCTGGGGCTGACATTGACACTGTGTGTGTCGGGCCTTCATATGTTAACCGAGAG GAGGACTTCTTCATTATTTTGCATGGTATTTTGGCAGAAATGGATGAAGTGACTGAGCTTCAACCTGTGCCAGATGCTCATGTTCctgttatgaaattcaaattccaTGGAATATCTATTGATCTTCTTTATGCTAGTGTTTCCCTCTTAATTGTTCCTCAA GATTTAGACATTTCTCATGGATCTGTGCTTTACAATGTTGATGAAGCAACCATTCGAAGTCTTAATGGCTGCAGGGTGGCAGATCAAATTCTTCGACTCGTACCTAATATTGAG AATTTCCGCACCATGCTTAGATGCTTGAAGTTTTGGGCTAAGAAGCGCGGGGTATACTCGAAC GTTACTGGATTTCTTGGGGGTGTCAATTGGGCTTTATTAGCTGCTCGTGTCTGCCAGCTTTATCCCAATGCCGTGCCAAGTATGCTAGTTTCCCGGTTCTTTAGAGTCTATACACAGTGGCGCTGGCCAAATCCTGTGATGTTATGTGCCATTGAGGAGGATGAACTTGGGTTCCCTGTGTGGGATCCACGCAAGAACCCTCGTGATCGAACTCATCATATGCCTATAATTACACCTGCATATCCATGCATGAACTCAAGCTATAATGTATCGACTAGTACCCTCCGTGTTATGATGGAACAATTCCAGATGGGCAATAAAATCTGTGAG GACATCGAGTTAAACAAGGCCAGCTGGAGTGCTCTGTTTGAACCTTACCTTTTCTTCGAAACATACAAAAATTATCTGCAGGTTGACATCGTTGCTGCAGATGCTGAGGATCTCCGATTATGGAAGGGATGGGTTGAATCTCGATTGAGGCAGTTGACTCTGAAG ATTGAGCGGGACACGTATGGGATGTTGCAGTGCCATCCATACCCCAATGAGTATGTAGACCCTTCCAGACAGTGTTCACATTGTGCCTTCTTCATGGGGTTGCAAAGGAAACAAGGGGTTAAAATACAAGAAGGCCAACAATTTGACATACGTGGAACAGTTGACGAGTTCAGGAATTCAGTGAATATGTACATGTTCTGGAAACCGGGAATGGAAATATATGTTTCTCATGTTCGGAGGAAGCAGATTCCTTCTTATGTCTTTCCAGATGGTTACAAGCGGCCTCGTCCTTCAAGGCTTGTAAGCCAGCACCAGGTGGAGAGACTTTTTGGTGAAAATGGATCTGAGGAATGTGAAGGTGGATCTGCAGAGGGACGGCTTAAGAGGAAAAAGGATGCTAATGTAAATGATGCTAAATTAGACAAACCGGAGAAACGGGCATCCCCAAACAGGCAGAAGTCTCCTATAGCTGAATCTGTAAGTGGTGGGTTGATGGAAGCACCTACTGGCAGTACGGTTGTGAAAACCGGAGTTTTTAGACAGAATCCTGATAATGCTTCTTTCAGCAGGCTTGAGAGAAAAAATGATGACCAAATGGAACTGGATCAGGAAGTGAACAAGGACTTTGTTAGTCCGAGCAGACAGGTGCAGACACTCTCACCTGATGGCAATCTTAATGGTATTGCCAGAGGTGTTTCAGAGGACAAGCAACCACTAATGACAGTGGATGCTGAGGTTAATTGTTTGAAGGAGGGTTTGGCTGTTGTCGATAGGACTGCAGAAGTGGGTGATGCAGAAATAGTTCATGCTGGGAATATCAGCAGTGATGTTCATAAAAGGCTGAGCGATGGGACTCAGCATGTGGAGATTGACAGGACTTCATCAATTGTCTGCAGCAGTTCAGGGAGCATGTGTGGGGAGGTGGGACAACAGCAGCTTGTTCCCGGTGATGATGGAGATGATTGCCCGGAATCATCACAGAGAGGAATTTCTCATTTGGAGAATGAGTGCTTTAAAggaaaggcaacagtgcaaaatgGCATGACAGATGAGCTAGAG GCAAATATCACAATTGGAGTGGTCCTCAAAGCTCATGGGGGTGTGACTTCAGATGCCGCTCAGAAACCTGCATTAAGGCAAGTGTTCATGATGCCCAAAGTTTACTGTTTGTAA
- the LOC105040517 gene encoding nuclear poly(A) polymerase 4 isoform X7: MDEVTELQPVPDAHVPVMKFKFHGISIDLLYASVSLLIVPQDLDISHGSVLYNVDEATIRSLNGCRVADQILRLVPNIENFRTMLRCLKFWAKKRGVYSNVTGFLGGVNWALLAARVCQLYPNAVPSMLVSRFFRVYTQWRWPNPVMLCAIEEDELGFPVWDPRKNPRDRTHHMPIITPAYPCMNSSYNVSTSTLRVMMEQFQMGNKICEDIELNKASWSALFEPYLFFETYKNYLQVDIVAADAEDLRLWKGWVESRLRQLTLKIERDTYGMLQCHPYPNEYVDPSRQCSHCAFFMGLQRKQGVKIQEGQQFDIRGTVDEFRNSVNMYMFWKPGMEIYVSHVRRKQIPSYVFPDGYKRPRPSRLVSQHQVERLFGENGSEECEGGSAEGRLKRKKDANVNDAKLDKPEKRASPNRQKSPIAESVSGGLMEAPTGSTVVKTGVFRQNPDNASFSRLERKNDDQMELDQEVNKDFVSPSRQVQTLSPDGNLNGIARGVSEDKQPLMTVDAEVNCLKEGLAVVDRTAEVGDAEIVHAGNISSDVHKRLSDGTQHVEIDRTSSIVCSSSGSMCGEVGQQQLVPGDDGDDCPESSQRGISHLENECFKGKATVQNGMTDELEANITIGVVLKAHGGVTSDAAQKPALRQVFMMPKVYCL, translated from the exons ATGGATGAAGTGACTGAGCTTCAACCTGTGCCAGATGCTCATGTTCctgttatgaaattcaaattccaTGGAATATCTATTGATCTTCTTTATGCTAGTGTTTCCCTCTTAATTGTTCCTCAA GATTTAGACATTTCTCATGGATCTGTGCTTTACAATGTTGATGAAGCAACCATTCGAAGTCTTAATGGCTGCAGGGTGGCAGATCAAATTCTTCGACTCGTACCTAATATTGAG AATTTCCGCACCATGCTTAGATGCTTGAAGTTTTGGGCTAAGAAGCGCGGGGTATACTCGAAC GTTACTGGATTTCTTGGGGGTGTCAATTGGGCTTTATTAGCTGCTCGTGTCTGCCAGCTTTATCCCAATGCCGTGCCAAGTATGCTAGTTTCCCGGTTCTTTAGAGTCTATACACAGTGGCGCTGGCCAAATCCTGTGATGTTATGTGCCATTGAGGAGGATGAACTTGGGTTCCCTGTGTGGGATCCACGCAAGAACCCTCGTGATCGAACTCATCATATGCCTATAATTACACCTGCATATCCATGCATGAACTCAAGCTATAATGTATCGACTAGTACCCTCCGTGTTATGATGGAACAATTCCAGATGGGCAATAAAATCTGTGAG GACATCGAGTTAAACAAGGCCAGCTGGAGTGCTCTGTTTGAACCTTACCTTTTCTTCGAAACATACAAAAATTATCTGCAGGTTGACATCGTTGCTGCAGATGCTGAGGATCTCCGATTATGGAAGGGATGGGTTGAATCTCGATTGAGGCAGTTGACTCTGAAG ATTGAGCGGGACACGTATGGGATGTTGCAGTGCCATCCATACCCCAATGAGTATGTAGACCCTTCCAGACAGTGTTCACATTGTGCCTTCTTCATGGGGTTGCAAAGGAAACAAGGGGTTAAAATACAAGAAGGCCAACAATTTGACATACGTGGAACAGTTGACGAGTTCAGGAATTCAGTGAATATGTACATGTTCTGGAAACCGGGAATGGAAATATATGTTTCTCATGTTCGGAGGAAGCAGATTCCTTCTTATGTCTTTCCAGATGGTTACAAGCGGCCTCGTCCTTCAAGGCTTGTAAGCCAGCACCAGGTGGAGAGACTTTTTGGTGAAAATGGATCTGAGGAATGTGAAGGTGGATCTGCAGAGGGACGGCTTAAGAGGAAAAAGGATGCTAATGTAAATGATGCTAAATTAGACAAACCGGAGAAACGGGCATCCCCAAACAGGCAGAAGTCTCCTATAGCTGAATCTGTAAGTGGTGGGTTGATGGAAGCACCTACTGGCAGTACGGTTGTGAAAACCGGAGTTTTTAGACAGAATCCTGATAATGCTTCTTTCAGCAGGCTTGAGAGAAAAAATGATGACCAAATGGAACTGGATCAGGAAGTGAACAAGGACTTTGTTAGTCCGAGCAGACAGGTGCAGACACTCTCACCTGATGGCAATCTTAATGGTATTGCCAGAGGTGTTTCAGAGGACAAGCAACCACTAATGACAGTGGATGCTGAGGTTAATTGTTTGAAGGAGGGTTTGGCTGTTGTCGATAGGACTGCAGAAGTGGGTGATGCAGAAATAGTTCATGCTGGGAATATCAGCAGTGATGTTCATAAAAGGCTGAGCGATGGGACTCAGCATGTGGAGATTGACAGGACTTCATCAATTGTCTGCAGCAGTTCAGGGAGCATGTGTGGGGAGGTGGGACAACAGCAGCTTGTTCCCGGTGATGATGGAGATGATTGCCCGGAATCATCACAGAGAGGAATTTCTCATTTGGAGAATGAGTGCTTTAAAggaaaggcaacagtgcaaaatgGCATGACAGATGAGCTAGAG GCAAATATCACAATTGGAGTGGTCCTCAAAGCTCATGGGGGTGTGACTTCAGATGCCGCTCAGAAACCTGCATTAAGGCAAGTGTTCATGATGCCCAAAGTTTACTGTTTGTAA